In the genome of Eschrichtius robustus isolate mEscRob2 chromosome 2, mEscRob2.pri, whole genome shotgun sequence, the window CTCATCGCGCCCGGCCGAGGCTATAAGGGGGCGCGCGGGACGCGCGGCTCAGGAGCCGCCGCCAGCGGAGGGCCGGGCGCAGCGGCCGCGGCGGGAGCAGGGCCGAGCGGACGGGGGGGCGCGGGCCCCCCGGGCGGCCGCGGCCACTCCTCCCCCCCGGACCAGCGCGGCGGGGGAGGCGGAGGATGGAAACACCCTTCTACGGCGATGAGGCGCTGAGCGGCCTGGGCGGCGGCGGCAGTGGTAGTGACGGCAGCTTCGCGTCCCCGGGTCGTCTGTTTCCCGGGGCGCCCCCGACGGCGGCGGCCGGCAGCATGATGAAGAAGGACGCGCTGACGCTGAGCTTGAGCGAGCAGGTGGCGGCAGCGCTCAAGCCCGCGGCCGCGCCGCCCCCAGCCCCCCTGCGCACCGACGGCGCCCCTGGCGCGGCGCCCCAAGACGGTCTGCTTGCCTCGCCCGACCTGGGGCTGCTCAAGCTCGCTTCGCCTGAGCTCGAGCGCCTTATCATCCAGTCCAATGGGCTGGTCACCACCACGCCAACAAGCACGCAGTTCCTGTACCCCAAGGTGGCGGCCAGCGAGGAGCAGGAGTTCGCCGAGGGCTTCGTCAAGGCCCTAGAGGACTTACACAAGCAAAACCAGCTGGGCGCGGGCGCGGCctccgctgccgccgccgccgccgggggacCCTCTGGCATGGCTGCGGGCGCCGCGCCTCCCAGCGAGCTGGCCCCGGCAGCGGCCACGCCCGAGGCGCCCGTCTACGCGAACCTAAGCAGCTACGCGGGCGGTACCGGGGGTGCGGGGGGTGCTGCGACGGTCGCCTTCGCCGCGGAGCCCGTGCCCTTCCCGCCGCCGCCACCCCCAGGCGCGCTGGGGCCTCCGCGCCTGGCCGCGCTCAAGGATGAGCCGCAGACGGTGCCCGACGTGCCGAGCTTCGGCGAGAGCCCGCCGCTGTCGCCCATCGACATGGACACGCAGGAGCGCATTAAGGCGGAGCGCAAGCGGCTGCGCAACCGCATCGCTGCCTCCAAGTGCCGCAAGCGCAAGCTGGAGCGCATCTCGCGCCTCGAGGAGAAAGTGAAGACGCTCAAGAGTCAAAACACGGAGCTGGCGTCCACGGCGAGCCTGCTGCGCGAGCAGGTGGCGCAGCTCAAGCAGAAGGTCCTCAGCCACGTCAACAGC includes:
- the JUND gene encoding transcription factor JunD, whose product is METPFYGDEALSGLGGGGSGSDGSFASPGRLFPGAPPTAAAGSMMKKDALTLSLSEQVAAALKPAAAPPPAPLRTDGAPGAAPQDGLLASPDLGLLKLASPELERLIIQSNGLVTTTPTSTQFLYPKVAASEEQEFAEGFVKALEDLHKQNQLGAGAASAAAAAAGGPSGMAAGAAPPSELAPAAATPEAPVYANLSSYAGGTGGAGGAATVAFAAEPVPFPPPPPPGALGPPRLAALKDEPQTVPDVPSFGESPPLSPIDMDTQERIKAERKRLRNRIAASKCRKRKLERISRLEEKVKTLKSQNTELASTASLLREQVAQLKQKVLSHVNSGCQLLPQHQVPAY